Proteins from a single region of Cytophagaceae bacterium:
- a CDS encoding glycosyl hydrolase 115 family protein: MKKLLCVLSVLFSIQVFAVKPDYYVVFQNSGKDFPIVAPGFTSKILVSSVDHKGVIRAAGDLVLDIERVSGQKTELLQKFSKEKRLILAGTLGKNSWIDKLIKNKKLDVSAIAGKWETFQTQIIQKPFPGVDEALVIVGSDKRGTIYGIYDLSEQMGVSPWHFWADVPAQKHAEIYVKPEKYSDGEPKVKYRGIFLNDEAPCLSGWTNEKNGGFNQKLYTSIFELILRLKGNYLWPAMWGNAFHVDDPMNPVLADEYGVVIGTSHHEPLMRAHDEWRRYGKDKGKWDYTKNDSTLREFWRESVKERYKYDNIFTVGMRGDGDEPMSRETATGLLEKIVTDQRKIIEELSGKPASDKPQLWALYKEVQDYYDKGMRVPDDITLLLCDDNWGNIRKLPGLNEKPRKGGYGIYYHFDYVGGPRNYKWVNTNPLPKIWEQMHLAYEYNAREIWIVNVGDLKPMEFPISFFLDYAWNPDNWPVEKLPEYSKIWAKQTFGDENHKEIADYLEKYAKYNARVKPELLTAKTYNLESGEWKRVVQEYSNLAEKALRTNEKIPSEYKDAYYQLVLYPVLACSNLYEMYYAHAKNLAASKDSCSEANIWADKVEYFYKKDQELSDYFNQKLAGGKWNHFADQNHIGYTYWQQPRQNTMPKVIRIDGGKTSEEFLPEMLETYTPGPKEFKGFLEEDGFVSIEAVHFSRKINSEKVEWKIIPDIGRTGDGITIFPVNIASISLTENSPRLEYDMFWKTEGEANLTLMVSPTLEFNGNQGLKLAVSIDGEKPEIIDMHADRSLKEWERVVSRNAKYLNAKIKISGKGKHTLKVWAIDPAVVLQKIVISVKDLPSTHLGPVESVFQN; encoded by the coding sequence ATGAAAAAGTTGTTGTGTGTCTTGTCGGTTTTATTTTCAATTCAGGTCTTTGCAGTTAAGCCTGATTACTATGTTGTATTTCAAAATAGCGGAAAGGATTTTCCAATTGTTGCTCCGGGATTTACCTCTAAAATTTTAGTTTCCTCAGTTGACCATAAAGGAGTTATCCGTGCTGCCGGAGATTTGGTTTTAGACATTGAAAGAGTTTCGGGACAAAAAACTGAACTTCTTCAGAAATTTTCAAAAGAAAAACGCCTCATTTTAGCAGGCACTTTAGGAAAAAACAGCTGGATCGATAAACTCATAAAGAATAAAAAACTGGACGTTTCGGCCATAGCAGGAAAATGGGAAACTTTTCAGACTCAAATCATTCAAAAGCCATTTCCGGGAGTTGACGAGGCACTTGTAATTGTGGGTTCCGATAAACGGGGCACTATTTATGGTATTTACGACCTTTCAGAACAAATGGGGGTATCTCCATGGCATTTCTGGGCTGATGTACCTGCTCAAAAACATGCTGAAATCTATGTTAAACCCGAAAAGTATTCCGACGGAGAACCCAAAGTAAAATACCGTGGAATTTTTCTTAACGACGAAGCTCCATGTCTTTCGGGTTGGACAAACGAGAAAAATGGGGGATTTAACCAAAAACTTTATACTTCGATTTTTGAGTTAATTCTCAGACTGAAAGGGAATTACCTTTGGCCGGCTATGTGGGGCAACGCTTTTCATGTCGATGATCCTATGAACCCGGTTTTGGCCGATGAATATGGTGTGGTGATTGGTACTTCGCACCATGAACCCCTCATGCGTGCTCACGACGAGTGGAGGCGTTACGGTAAGGATAAAGGCAAATGGGATTACACTAAAAATGATTCTACCTTAAGAGAGTTTTGGAGAGAAAGTGTAAAGGAGCGTTATAAATACGATAATATTTTCACAGTGGGAATGCGTGGGGATGGCGATGAACCTATGTCAAGAGAAACAGCCACCGGTTTATTGGAAAAAATAGTTACAGACCAGAGAAAAATAATTGAAGAATTGTCAGGAAAGCCTGCATCGGATAAACCCCAGCTTTGGGCATTATATAAAGAAGTACAAGACTATTATGACAAAGGCATGAGGGTACCCGATGATATCACCTTGCTCCTTTGTGACGACAACTGGGGAAATATCAGGAAACTGCCCGGATTGAATGAAAAACCCAGAAAAGGCGGCTACGGAATCTATTATCATTTTGACTATGTAGGTGGCCCGAGAAATTACAAATGGGTTAATACCAATCCATTGCCCAAAATTTGGGAGCAAATGCACCTGGCTTATGAATACAATGCCCGGGAGATCTGGATTGTGAATGTCGGCGACCTGAAACCTATGGAATTCCCGATTTCATTCTTCCTTGACTATGCCTGGAATCCTGATAACTGGCCGGTAGAAAAACTTCCGGAATATTCCAAAATATGGGCAAAACAAACTTTCGGCGATGAAAACCATAAAGAAATTGCTGATTATTTGGAGAAATATGCAAAGTACAATGCTCGGGTAAAGCCGGAACTGCTCACTGCTAAAACCTATAACCTTGAAAGCGGTGAATGGAAGAGAGTGGTTCAAGAATATTCAAATCTTGCAGAAAAAGCACTACGGACCAACGAAAAAATACCTTCTGAGTATAAAGATGCTTATTATCAGTTAGTTTTATATCCTGTTTTGGCTTGCAGCAATCTTTACGAAATGTATTATGCTCATGCAAAAAATCTTGCAGCTTCAAAAGATTCATGTTCTGAAGCTAATATTTGGGCTGATAAAGTGGAATATTTTTACAAAAAAGATCAGGAATTGAGTGATTATTTCAATCAAAAACTTGCCGGGGGCAAATGGAATCATTTTGCCGATCAAAACCATATAGGTTACACTTACTGGCAACAACCCCGCCAGAATACGATGCCTAAGGTAATAAGAATTGATGGCGGTAAAACCAGTGAAGAGTTTTTACCCGAAATGCTGGAGACTTACACTCCCGGGCCAAAGGAATTTAAAGGTTTTTTGGAAGAAGATGGATTTGTTTCTATCGAGGCAGTACATTTTTCCAGAAAAATAAATTCTGAAAAAGTAGAATGGAAAATCATTCCGGATATTGGCCGTACCGGTGATGGAATCACAATTTTTCCGGTTAATATTGCTTCAATTTCATTAACCGAAAATAGTCCAAGGCTCGAATATGATATGTTTTGGAAAACTGAAGGAGAAGCAAACCTGACTTTGATGGTGTCGCCTACTCTAGAATTCAACGGAAATCAGGGATTGAAACTTGCAGTTTCCATTGATGGCGAAAAGCCTGAAATAATTGACATGCACGCTGACAGAAGTTTGAAAGAGTGGGAGAGAGTGGTCTCAAGAAATGCGAAATATCTGAACGCCAAAATTAAGATTTCTGGTAAAGGGAAACATACCTTAAAAGTATGGGCGATAGATCCGGCGGTAGTCTTGCAGAAAATCGTTATCAGTGTAAAAGACTTACCTTCAACGCATTTGGGCCCGGTGGAAAGTGTTTTTCAAAACTGA
- a CDS encoding cellulose-binding protein, giving the protein MRSSGILSLVFLFLFSCKKDNTNTNNPTPTVKPFIVNISPETTYQTIAGFGGANRMWGTMSLKPAEALKAFGTDDNQLGLSIFRVRLSSNKAEWSNIIEAVKEANKKGVTVLASPWSPPANLKDNKTDVGGHLLAENYKAFKDYINEFIRFMAENGAKIDVISIQNEPDIKVSYESCDWTSDEMIDFLKAPGQIVGAKVAAPESFNFNPVYTNALLNNKEVASKFDIVAGHIYGSGLGEFPLAVNQKKEIWMTEYLMNLNTGNAGAAKWNTYTESVKWTESIKMLESVHNAMLNNWNAYIWWYLQRYYSFIGDGEEGTSNGEILKRGYGFSQYSRFVRPGFLRIGVQTSEENNLKITAYTKGNEVVVVVINPENVTQKRFQINGLKIKNAVSYTTSEKDSALKNTLTVKDGLIEQDLHSKSITTFVINI; this is encoded by the coding sequence ATGAGATCTTCAGGAATACTCTCTTTAGTTTTTTTATTTCTTTTTTCTTGCAAAAAAGATAACACAAATACCAACAATCCCACACCAACTGTAAAACCATTTATCGTTAATATTTCACCAGAAACAACTTATCAAACTATCGCAGGTTTTGGAGGTGCTAATCGAATGTGGGGCACCATGTCATTGAAACCTGCTGAAGCACTGAAAGCTTTCGGAACTGACGATAACCAGCTGGGCTTGAGTATTTTCAGAGTTAGACTTTCATCTAATAAGGCAGAATGGTCCAACATCATTGAAGCAGTTAAAGAAGCCAACAAAAAAGGCGTGACCGTATTGGCCAGCCCGTGGTCGCCACCCGCAAATCTTAAAGATAACAAAACCGATGTAGGTGGACATCTCTTGGCCGAAAACTACAAAGCTTTTAAAGATTATATCAATGAGTTTATCAGGTTTATGGCTGAAAACGGTGCCAAAATTGATGTGATATCGATTCAAAATGAACCCGATATTAAAGTATCGTATGAATCTTGTGACTGGACCTCAGATGAAATGATTGATTTTCTGAAAGCACCCGGGCAAATTGTTGGGGCAAAAGTCGCAGCACCGGAATCCTTCAATTTTAATCCCGTTTACACCAATGCTCTTCTTAATAATAAGGAAGTTGCCTCCAAATTTGATATCGTTGCCGGTCATATTTATGGAAGTGGATTAGGAGAATTCCCACTGGCGGTTAATCAAAAAAAGGAAATCTGGATGACAGAGTATCTCATGAATCTCAACACAGGAAATGCCGGTGCTGCCAAATGGAATACATACACCGAGTCAGTAAAATGGACTGAAAGTATAAAAATGTTGGAATCAGTTCACAATGCAATGCTAAATAATTGGAATGCATATATTTGGTGGTATCTGCAAAGGTATTATTCTTTTATTGGTGATGGCGAGGAAGGCACTTCTAATGGAGAGATTTTGAAAAGAGGCTACGGATTTTCTCAGTATTCAAGGTTTGTAAGACCTGGTTTTCTGAGAATTGGCGTTCAAACTTCCGAAGAGAATAATTTAAAAATTACAGCTTATACCAAAGGAAATGAAGTTGTAGTAGTTGTGATAAATCCAGAAAATGTAACTCAGAAAAGGTTTCAAATAAATGGTTTAAAAATAAAAAATGCTGTCTCATATACTACCTCCGAAAAAGATTCAGCTTTAAAAAATACCCTGACAGTAAAAGATGGGTTGATAGAACAGGATCTTCATTCGAAAAGTATTACCACATTTGTAATTAATATTTAA
- a CDS encoding RagB/SusD family nutrient uptake outer membrane protein, whose amino-acid sequence MKIKIFATLIFLTIFSVGCSDILKEQPRSIYEPGFFKTEKGVMGGLTSMYAHLRWIYGQAYYFNSVITGTDEATWAQSADGNFKDMDMSGVGQLTPTSYPTSIIWGTVFSNINTASGIIENAAAVNLSPALIAEAKFFRAFDYFLLVQTYGGVPLDLGAGELKFNTAPSRTSVRNTVPEVYTKAVFPDLLAAVNDLPVSGRVIGGVNKTVARLFLAKAYLTYAWWLENPNNIPTYPAAERKDPAGKNAQYYYQQAYDIATAAIENPGPFALQPTFYDLHLGSNDRNNELLLYADHTESSELYNGASLTFGSGGAPDNFAVWMLTWNYTNIRSSSSSTAWSAVSTVQRAATQDLGRPWTRMAPTIEVFKKTFADKVNDSRYDGTFVTTYRSNWDKAGDKKETYYNANYLPVKPGDAILTFLDEEPATTIDYSNSVFKSNVGAGVIPGRADFVIGPTGISRLRHPGFWKLGTFRTDNAGGLGQPNAGTTRPFNIAKFSELYFVAAEAAVKGATAKPGKSARELINVIRARAGKWRYDNNGAKAKIVDNSAAMVEATPAVIDINFILDERSREYYGEGYRWYDLVRTQKWNEYAGTYSIGGAAVTDHTPVTVKRDIKPFHYLRPIPQGQLDGMEMTAEEKAAYQNPGY is encoded by the coding sequence ATGAAAATTAAAATATTTGCGACATTAATATTCCTAACCATTTTTTCGGTAGGATGCTCAGATATCTTAAAAGAACAGCCAAGGAGTATTTATGAACCGGGGTTCTTTAAAACTGAAAAGGGAGTTATGGGTGGTTTAACCTCTATGTATGCCCATTTGCGTTGGATTTATGGTCAGGCTTATTATTTCAATTCAGTAATAACCGGAACCGACGAAGCTACCTGGGCACAAAGTGCAGACGGTAACTTTAAAGATATGGATATGTCAGGAGTTGGTCAGCTTACTCCAACCAGTTATCCTACAAGTATTATTTGGGGAACAGTTTTTTCAAACATCAACACTGCATCAGGGATTATTGAAAATGCTGCTGCGGTAAATTTATCTCCTGCATTGATAGCAGAAGCAAAATTTTTCCGTGCATTTGACTATTTCTTGTTGGTTCAAACTTATGGTGGCGTGCCTTTGGATTTGGGAGCAGGTGAATTGAAATTTAACACTGCACCTTCAAGGACTTCGGTAAGAAACACAGTTCCTGAAGTTTATACAAAGGCTGTTTTTCCTGACCTATTGGCGGCAGTAAATGACCTTCCTGTTAGTGGTCGTGTAATTGGCGGTGTAAATAAAACTGTTGCCAGATTATTTTTGGCAAAAGCTTATCTTACTTATGCCTGGTGGTTGGAAAACCCAAATAATATTCCAACTTATCCGGCTGCAGAAAGAAAAGACCCGGCTGGAAAAAATGCTCAGTATTATTATCAGCAAGCATATGATATTGCAACCGCTGCCATAGAAAACCCGGGCCCGTTTGCTTTACAACCTACGTTCTATGATTTGCATTTAGGATCAAATGACAGAAACAATGAGTTACTCCTTTATGCTGATCACACCGAGTCAAGTGAATTATACAATGGTGCAAGTTTAACATTTGGTAGTGGTGGTGCTCCTGATAACTTTGCTGTTTGGATGCTTACTTGGAACTATACAAACATTAGAAGTAGTTCTTCCAGTACAGCCTGGAGTGCAGTAAGTACTGTTCAAAGAGCTGCAACACAAGATTTAGGTCGTCCTTGGACTCGTATGGCTCCAACCATTGAAGTGTTTAAAAAGACTTTTGCCGACAAAGTTAATGACTCAAGGTACGATGGTACTTTTGTAACAACCTATAGGTCAAACTGGGATAAAGCGGGAGATAAGAAAGAAACATATTATAACGCAAATTACCTTCCTGTAAAACCTGGCGATGCAATCCTTACTTTCCTGGATGAAGAACCAGCAACTACCATTGATTATTCAAATTCAGTATTTAAAAGTAATGTAGGTGCCGGAGTTATTCCCGGAAGAGCTGACTTTGTGATCGGGCCAACAGGAATTAGTCGTCTCAGACATCCTGGGTTCTGGAAATTAGGAACTTTCCGTACCGACAATGCCGGTGGACTAGGACAACCCAATGCCGGAACAACCCGTCCATTTAATATTGCGAAATTCTCTGAATTGTATTTTGTAGCTGCTGAAGCTGCTGTAAAAGGTGCAACTGCCAAGCCAGGTAAAAGTGCCAGAGAGCTTATTAATGTGATTAGAGCCCGTGCCGGAAAATGGCGTTATGACAACAATGGAGCTAAAGCTAAAATTGTTGATAATAGTGCAGCTATGGTTGAAGCGACTCCTGCAGTAATTGATATTAACTTTATTCTGGATGAACGTTCACGTGAATATTATGGTGAAGGTTATCGTTGGTACGATTTAGTACGTACTCAAAAATGGAATGAATATGCTGGTACATATTCGATTGGTGGAGCCGCAGTTACTGATCATACTCCGGTTACAGTTAAAAGGGACATCAAACCTTTCCATTATTTAAGACCAATTCCTCAGGGCCAATTAGACGGTATGGAAATGACTGCCGAAGAAAAAGCAGCTTACCAAAACCCTGGTTATTAA